The Channa argus isolate prfri chromosome 14, Channa argus male v1.0, whole genome shotgun sequence genome includes a window with the following:
- the thap4 gene encoding THAP domain-containing protein 4 isoform X1 — protein sequence MSCPMNPTVELNPALQLLDWLLGTWESDEPGTGGFPTIKPFRYKESLHFSHVGQPVINFMFNAFHAETKKPLHRECGFIRLQPGTNRVAFVIAQNSGLVEIEEGELKGQQLSLQTHALARISFAKEPHVQQITRVFQLLPDGRLEQTVFMATDNQPLMQHLHITYHRSS from the exons ATGTCGTGTCCTATGAATCCGACAG TGGAGCTGAACCCAGCCCTCCAACTGCTAGACTGGCTTCTAGGTACCTGGGAGTCAGATGAACCTGGGACAGGCGGCTTTCCCACCATAAAACCTTTCCGCTACAAAGAGTCTCTGCACTTCAGCCACGTGGGACAACCAGTTATCAACTTCAT GTTCAATGCATTTCATGCTGAAACTAAAAAGCCTCTGCACAGGGAGTGTGGCTTCATTCGATTGCAGCCGGGAACCAACAGAGTGGCATTTGTCATCGCACAGAACTCGG GTCTGGTGGAGATTGAGGAGGGGGAGCTGAAGGGGCAGCAGCTGAGCCTGCAGACTCATGCTCTGGCCAGAATTTCTTTTGCAAAGGAGCCCCATGTACAGCAG ATTACAAGAGTGTTTCAGCTCCTACCAGATGGGAGGCTGGAGCAGACAGTTTTCATGGCAACAGACAACCAACCACTGATGCAGCACTTGCACATAACTTATCATCGATCATCTTGA
- the thap4 gene encoding THAP domain-containing protein 4 isoform X2 — protein MELNPALQLLDWLLGTWESDEPGTGGFPTIKPFRYKESLHFSHVGQPVINFMFNAFHAETKKPLHRECGFIRLQPGTNRVAFVIAQNSGLVEIEEGELKGQQLSLQTHALARISFAKEPHVQQITRVFQLLPDGRLEQTVFMATDNQPLMQHLHITYHRSS, from the exons A TGGAGCTGAACCCAGCCCTCCAACTGCTAGACTGGCTTCTAGGTACCTGGGAGTCAGATGAACCTGGGACAGGCGGCTTTCCCACCATAAAACCTTTCCGCTACAAAGAGTCTCTGCACTTCAGCCACGTGGGACAACCAGTTATCAACTTCAT GTTCAATGCATTTCATGCTGAAACTAAAAAGCCTCTGCACAGGGAGTGTGGCTTCATTCGATTGCAGCCGGGAACCAACAGAGTGGCATTTGTCATCGCACAGAACTCGG GTCTGGTGGAGATTGAGGAGGGGGAGCTGAAGGGGCAGCAGCTGAGCCTGCAGACTCATGCTCTGGCCAGAATTTCTTTTGCAAAGGAGCCCCATGTACAGCAG ATTACAAGAGTGTTTCAGCTCCTACCAGATGGGAGGCTGGAGCAGACAGTTTTCATGGCAACAGACAACCAACCACTGATGCAGCACTTGCACATAACTTATCATCGATCATCTTGA
- the agxtb gene encoding alanine--glyoxylate and serine--pyruvate aminotransferase b has product MMQRAFFRSALLAQQAAAALDSPLGARSAPLLQRLDRCMSSVTIPPPSCLLRPLEVPLRYLFGPGPSNVPPRVLAAGSRPIIGHLHPEMYEIMNDIKRGIQYAFQTENNMTIAVSGSGHAAMECAVFNTVEPGESVLIAINGIWGERVAEIAERMGADVHRLVKAPGGYFTTKEIEQAIEKHKPVLLFLTHGESSAGLCHPVDGIGDICRKHNCLFLVDTVASLGAAPIFMDKQNIDILYTGSQKALNAPPGTAPISFNDRACHKMFNRKTKPVSYFLDMTHLSNYWGCDGKPAREYHHTGPVSGFFALRESLAILAEKGLEESWKKHKEVAAYLYRGLEDLGLKLFIPERNLRLPSVTTIAVPSSYDWRELLAYIMKHHQMEMTGGLGPSMGMVMRIGLMGYNCEKTNADMALHALADALKNCKRRKA; this is encoded by the exons ATGATGCAGCGGGCTTTCTTTAGGAGCGCGTTGCTCGCCCAGCAGGCAGCAGCGGCTCTCGACAGTCCGCTGGGAGCGAGGAGCGCACCGCTGCTGCAGCGTCTGGACCGCTGCATGTCCTCTGTGACCATCCCGCCGCCGTCATGTCTGTTACGGCCGCTCGAAGTCCCACTGCGTTACCTTTTCGGCCCGGGACCGTCAAATGTTCCCCCACGTGTCTTGGCTGCAGGGTCTAGGCCCATAATTGGTCACCTGCACCCAGAAATGTACGAG ATCATGAATGACATCAAGAGAGGCATCCAGTACGCctttcagacagaaaacaacatgaCTATTGCTGTGAGTGGCTCCGGACACGCAGCCATGGAGTGTGCAGTGTTCAACACGGTGGAGCCCGGAGAGAGCGTCCTCATCGCCATCAACGGAATCTGGGGAGAACGCGTTGCAGAAATAGCGGAAAGAATGG GTGCCGATGTACATAGACTGGTAAAAGCACCTGGAGGATATTTCACTACTAAGGAAATTGAACAG gctatagaaaaacacaaacctgtgcTGCTTTTTCTCACACACGGAGAGTCGTCTGCTGGTCTCTGTCATCCAGTAGATGGCATTGGAGACATCTGCAGAAA ACATAACTGCCTCTTCCTGGTTGACACAGTTGCTTCACTTGGAGCGGCACCAATTTTTATGGACAAACAAA ATATTGATATCCTGTACACTGGTTCTCAGAAAGCTCTGAATGCACCTCCTGGTACAGCACCCATCTCATTTAATGACAGAGCATG TCACAAGATGtttaacaggaaaacaaaaccagtATCCTACTTCTTAGACATGACACATCTGTCCAACTACTGGGGCTGTGATGGCAAACCAGCCAGAGA ATACCACCACACTGGTCCAGTATCTGGCTTCTTTGCCCTAAGAGAGAGTCTGGCAATTCTAgctgaaaag GGGCTAGAGGAGTCCTGGAAGAAGCACAAGGAAGTGGCAGCATACCTCTACAGAGGACTGGAGGACTTGGGACTCAAGCTCTTCATTCCTGAAAGG AACTTGAGACTTCCCTCCGTTACCACCATTGCTGTCCCTTCAAGCTACGACTGGAGGGAGCTCCTGGCCTACATCATGAAACACCACCAGATGGAGATGACAGGAGGCCTGGGTCCTTCCATGGGCATG GTGATGAGGATTGGACTGATGGGATACAACTGTGAGAAAACCAATGCTGACATGGCACTGCACGCCCTGGCAGATGCTCTCAAGAACTGCAAAAGGAGAAAGGCTTAA